A single genomic interval of Selenobaculum gibii harbors:
- the greA gene encoding transcription elongation factor GreA, whose protein sequence is MAEKQVMLTEEGLKKLEEKLDHLKTVRRGAVAERIKQAIEFGDISENSEYEDAKNEQAFIEGEIMTLEKMLRNSHIIEEGANNDTVHLGCTVIIKDLEFNEDLEYTLVGSAEADPTEFKISNESPVGSAIIGQKVGSTVEVHVPAGVLQYRIVEIKR, encoded by the coding sequence ATGGCTGAAAAGCAGGTAATGCTTACTGAAGAGGGTTTAAAAAAGCTTGAAGAGAAGCTGGATCACTTAAAAACTGTTCGTAGAGGTGCAGTAGCTGAACGCATCAAACAAGCAATTGAATTCGGTGATATCAGCGAAAACTCTGAATATGAAGATGCAAAAAATGAACAAGCATTTATTGAAGGGGAAATTATGACTCTTGAAAAAATGCTTCGTAATAGCCATATCATTGAAGAAGGTGCTAATAATGATACAGTTCATTTAGGTTGTACTGTTATTATTAAAGACCTTGAGTTCAATGAAGATTTAGAATATACTTTGGTAGGTTCAGCAGAAGCGGATCCTACTGAGTTTAAAATATCCAATGAATCTCCTGTAGGTTCTGCTATTATTGGGCAAAAAGTTGGTAGTACAGTAGAAGTACATGTACCAGCAGGGGTTTTACAATATAGAATTGTTGAAATAAAAAGATAA
- a CDS encoding shikimate dehydrogenase — MEQFAFVVHPLSPEDLIHKFSYAKYCPPELLEYFMRWLPPLKVSKISGVKSKYNQVEGNFVACPLTSKQILELPQEYVIKKIIKTGKLAEKLGAKILGLGAFTSVVGDAGITIAKNLSIPVTTGNSYTVATAIEGTKLAAKLMEIDLYNANVLILGATGSIGAACACILADEVRALTLAARNVNKLEKLANKIFREHGVAVRVTNQIQSAVKKADIIITVTSAVDSIIMPEDLKTGAIVCDVARPRNVSKLVNEIRDDVLVIEGGVVEIPGDIDFGINFGFPVNTAYACIAETMILALEKRYENFTIGRDLTVKQIKVIGGLAKKHGFKLAGLRSFEKPVTLEKIEAIKAKLKNVKKTIQDVG; from the coding sequence ATGGAACAATTCGCATTTGTTGTACATCCATTATCACCGGAAGATTTAATTCATAAATTTTCTTATGCAAAATATTGTCCGCCGGAGTTATTGGAATATTTTATGAGATGGCTTCCGCCATTAAAAGTTTCAAAAATTAGTGGAGTAAAATCTAAATATAATCAAGTGGAAGGGAATTTTGTTGCCTGTCCGCTTACATCTAAACAGATTCTTGAGTTACCGCAAGAATATGTGATTAAGAAAATAATTAAAACAGGAAAATTAGCAGAAAAATTAGGAGCAAAAATTTTAGGTCTTGGTGCGTTTACGTCTGTTGTTGGGGATGCAGGGATTACAATAGCAAAAAATTTATCGATTCCTGTAACAACTGGAAATAGCTATACCGTAGCGACTGCGATAGAAGGGACTAAATTAGCTGCAAAATTAATGGAAATAGACTTATATAATGCAAATGTTTTGATTTTAGGGGCAACGGGTTCGATTGGTGCTGCGTGTGCATGTATTTTAGCAGATGAAGTAAGAGCGTTAACCTTAGCTGCACGAAATGTAAATAAATTAGAAAAGCTCGCAAATAAAATTTTCCGTGAACATGGAGTTGCGGTTAGGGTAACGAATCAAATACAAAGTGCAGTAAAGAAAGCTGATATTATTATTACGGTAACGAGTGCAGTTGATAGCATTATTATGCCAGAGGATTTGAAAACAGGGGCAATCGTTTGTGACGTTGCTAGACCGCGAAATGTATCTAAATTGGTAAATGAAATACGTGATGATGTATTGGTGATTGAAGGCGGCGTTGTTGAAATTCCTGGTGATATAGATTTTGGAATAAATTTTGGCTTTCCTGTAAACACTGCTTATGCTTGCATTGCTGAGACTATGATTTTAGCTTTGGAAAAGAGATACGAGAACTTTACCATTGGTAGGGACTTAACAGTTAAGCAAATAAAAGTAATAGGGGGTTTAGCAAAAAAACATGGATTTAAATTGGCTGGGCTTAGAAGTTTTGAAAAGCCTGTAACTTTAGAAAAAATTGAGGCGATAAAAGCAAAATTAAAAAATGTAAAAAAAACAATTCAAGATGTAGGATAG
- a CDS encoding quinate 5-dehydrogenase produces MKRIVSISLGSSTRDHQVVTHFAGEEVSIKRIGTDGNVQVLRQHLQELDGKVDAFGLGGTDLYIYAGDKQYTFKESKKLLQIVKKTPIVDGSGLKNTLEEKVIYKLQDNKVINFQNLSVLLVCGVDRFGMARSLSKISKNIVFGDLLYGLSIPIPIHHLTVLNFAAKLILPIITQVPIRYLYPTGKAQEQMNPHYTKYFLDADVIAGDFHIIKRNLPPKLEGKIIITNTVTKEDEFLLRTLGIKLLITTTPLLEGRSFGTNVIEAVLVALANKGGAMKQNDYEWLIQKYGLKPRIQFF; encoded by the coding sequence ATGAAACGAATTGTAAGTATTAGTTTGGGTTCATCAACTCGAGATCATCAAGTGGTTACACATTTTGCAGGAGAAGAAGTTAGTATTAAACGGATCGGAACAGATGGAAATGTGCAGGTGCTCAGGCAGCATTTACAGGAGCTTGATGGAAAAGTAGATGCTTTTGGGTTGGGTGGAACAGATTTATACATATATGCGGGAGATAAACAATATACATTTAAAGAATCAAAAAAATTGCTGCAGATCGTGAAAAAGACTCCTATTGTCGATGGGAGTGGATTAAAAAATACGCTAGAAGAAAAAGTGATTTATAAGCTGCAAGATAATAAAGTGATAAATTTTCAAAATTTATCAGTGTTACTTGTCTGTGGGGTAGATAGATTTGGTATGGCACGAAGTTTGTCGAAAATATCAAAAAATATTGTATTTGGCGATTTGCTCTATGGGCTTAGTATACCGATTCCTATTCATCACCTCACAGTTCTTAATTTTGCGGCCAAACTTATTCTACCAATTATTACACAGGTTCCAATTCGATATCTTTATCCAACAGGAAAAGCGCAAGAGCAAATGAATCCGCATTATACAAAATATTTTCTTGATGCAGATGTAATTGCTGGTGATTTTCATATAATTAAACGAAATTTACCTCCAAAGCTTGAGGGGAAAATTATTATTACCAATACAGTAACGAAAGAGGATGAATTTTTACTCAGAACGTTAGGAATCAAATTATTAATTACGACTACACCGTTATTAGAAGGACGGTCTTTTGGAACAAATGTTATTGAAGCTGTATTAGTAGCATTGGCAAACAAAGGAGGCGCAATGAAACAAAATGATTATGAATGGCTAATCCAAAAATATGGATTAAAGCCACGAATTCAATTTTTTTGA
- the dusB gene encoding tRNA dihydrouridine synthase DusB: protein MKIGNVEIANPVFLAPMAGVTDLPYRILARELGCGLVYSEMVSDKGINYRNSHTLEMLETDQAERPISLQLFGAEPQSISEAAKYVESLGVADILDINMGCPAPKVTKNHEGSALMKTPKIAFSIMESVVKAVKLPVTVKFRKGWDDNTVNVVEMAKLAEAAGIAAVAVHGRTREAYYSGQADWDIIAEVKQNIRIPVIGNGDIRTCRDMKKIFAHTGCDAVMIGRAAQGNPWIFRQLTHYLLTGEELPSANFAQRREVIIRHLDMLIEHKGDYIGAREMRKHATWYTKGLAHSSELRLKFNQAETRADFIRVLDEADI from the coding sequence GTGAAAATAGGCAATGTAGAGATCGCGAATCCAGTTTTTTTAGCGCCAATGGCTGGAGTTACAGATTTACCTTATCGAATTTTAGCGAGAGAGCTTGGGTGTGGGCTTGTTTACTCGGAAATGGTCAGCGATAAGGGGATTAATTATCGTAATTCACATACTTTGGAAATGCTAGAAACTGATCAAGCTGAACGACCGATTTCTTTGCAATTGTTTGGAGCGGAGCCGCAAAGTATCAGTGAAGCGGCAAAATATGTAGAGAGTCTAGGCGTTGCAGATATTTTAGATATCAATATGGGGTGTCCGGCTCCAAAAGTAACGAAAAACCATGAGGGGTCAGCTTTGATGAAAACTCCGAAAATTGCATTTTCTATTATGGAAAGCGTAGTAAAGGCGGTAAAATTACCGGTTACAGTTAAATTTCGTAAAGGCTGGGACGATAATACGGTAAATGTTGTCGAAATGGCAAAACTTGCAGAAGCAGCGGGGATTGCAGCAGTTGCCGTTCATGGGAGAACACGTGAAGCTTACTACTCAGGACAAGCGGATTGGGATATCATTGCCGAAGTCAAACAAAATATTCGTATTCCTGTAATTGGAAATGGGGATATTCGCACATGTCGGGATATGAAGAAAATTTTTGCTCATACTGGCTGTGATGCTGTGATGATTGGACGGGCGGCACAAGGGAATCCATGGATTTTTCGTCAATTAACACATTACTTATTAACTGGAGAGGAGTTGCCGTCAGCTAATTTTGCCCAGCGGAGAGAAGTAATTATTCGTCATTTGGATATGCTAATTGAGCATAAAGGCGATTATATTGGAGCTAGGGAAATGAGAAAGCATGCAACGTGGTACACCAAGGGATTGGCACATTCTTCGGAATTAAGATTAAAATTTAATCAAGCAGAGACAAGAGCGGATTTTATTCGTGTACTGGATGAAGCTGATATATAG
- a CDS encoding type III pantothenate kinase, producing the protein MLLVFDIGNSNIVLGAYKGEQLLRHWRISTDRQKTGDEYGLLINNLFEHHKLNVKDIQAIIISSVVPPLVVPISKMCKRYFNIEPLIVGPGIKTGIRLKYENPREIGADRIVNAVGAYEKFGGPLIIIDFGTATTFCAIDDNGDYLGGAIAPGIGISTEALFQRAAKLPRIELVTPKSVICRNTVASMQSGIIFGFTGQVDEIVRRMKEELGKDAKVVATGGLANLIAKQSKAIDIVEPFLTLDGLYILYKRNS; encoded by the coding sequence ATGTTATTGGTATTTGATATAGGCAATAGTAATATTGTATTGGGTGCATATAAAGGCGAGCAACTATTACGCCATTGGAGAATTTCTACAGATCGGCAAAAAACCGGTGATGAATATGGTTTGCTAATTAACAATTTATTTGAACATCATAAATTAAATGTAAAAGATATTCAGGCGATTATTATTTCTTCGGTTGTACCGCCGCTTGTTGTACCTATTTCAAAAATGTGTAAGCGCTATTTTAATATTGAGCCGTTAATTGTTGGACCAGGAATAAAAACGGGGATCCGATTAAAATATGAAAATCCGCGTGAAATTGGAGCGGATCGTATTGTCAATGCTGTTGGTGCATATGAAAAGTTCGGCGGTCCCTTAATTATTATTGATTTTGGTACAGCAACAACATTTTGTGCAATTGATGATAATGGTGATTACTTAGGTGGCGCGATTGCGCCTGGAATTGGAATTTCAACAGAGGCTTTATTTCAGCGTGCAGCTAAGTTACCAAGGATTGAACTTGTTACACCGAAGTCTGTGATTTGTCGCAATACGGTAGCAAGTATGCAATCGGGAATTATCTTTGGATTTACTGGGCAAGTAGATGAAATTGTTCGACGGATGAAAGAGGAATTAGGCAAAGATGCAAAGGTCGTTGCAACGGGTGGTTTAGCAAATTTAATTGCAAAACAATCAAAGGCGATTGATATTGTAGAGCCTTTTCTTACATTAGATGGTTTGTATATATTATATAAACGAAATTCATAA
- a CDS encoding biotin--[acetyl-CoA-carboxylase] ligase has translation MRSSVLKLLRSRAGNYISGEEIAKHLNVSRTAIWKHIRELKQTGYEIVSHAKRGYALMGTPDLLLPNEVKSVLKSDLLGKEVVHFFDTDSTNNEAKKLAADGAVEGTIVVSEAQNSGRGRLSRGFFSPASKGIWLSVILRPSFAPQHASKCTLVTAVAVTKAIEKFTGIRCGIKWPNDIFYEGKKLVGILTEMNAEMDAVNYIVIGIGINVNIAQAEFPEELQRIATSLQAISGNAIERKELLSQVLVELESAYLEILKNGFLHILNEWKTYSITLGQAVNVIGIDQTFSGIAKDIDEDGALLVETENGVERVLAGDVSIRPKT, from the coding sequence ATGCGTTCTAGTGTGCTAAAACTGCTAAGAAGCAGGGCGGGAAATTATATTTCAGGAGAAGAGATTGCAAAACACTTAAATGTTTCAAGAACAGCAATTTGGAAACATATTAGGGAATTGAAACAGACTGGATATGAGATTGTCAGTCATGCCAAACGTGGATATGCCCTAATGGGGACTCCAGATTTATTGCTGCCGAATGAGGTGAAGTCTGTTTTAAAAAGTGATTTACTGGGGAAAGAAGTTGTTCATTTTTTTGACACAGATTCGACGAATAATGAAGCAAAAAAATTGGCTGCAGATGGAGCCGTCGAGGGGACAATTGTAGTTAGCGAAGCACAAAATAGTGGACGAGGCAGGCTTTCAAGAGGATTTTTTTCGCCGGCAAGTAAAGGAATTTGGCTATCTGTTATTTTACGTCCATCTTTTGCACCACAACATGCATCAAAATGTACGTTGGTGACAGCTGTAGCTGTAACGAAAGCTATTGAAAAATTCACAGGAATTCGTTGCGGGATAAAATGGCCAAATGATATATTTTACGAAGGAAAAAAGCTTGTTGGTATTTTAACGGAAATGAATGCGGAAATGGATGCCGTGAATTATATTGTGATTGGTATTGGGATTAATGTGAATATTGCGCAGGCAGAGTTTCCTGAAGAGTTACAGAGGATTGCTACATCTCTGCAAGCGATAAGTGGCAATGCAATAGAGCGAAAAGAATTATTGAGTCAAGTTTTAGTAGAATTAGAAAGTGCTTATCTAGAAATATTAAAGAATGGGTTCCTTCATATATTAAACGAATGGAAAACATATTCGATTACATTAGGACAAGCAGTAAATGTAATTGGGATTGATCAAACTTTTTCTGGAATTGCAAAAGATATTGATGAAGATGGTGCGTTGTTAGTAGAAACAGAAAATGGGGTTGAGCGTGTTTTAGCTGGAGATGTATCCATTAGGCCGAAAACGTAA
- a CDS encoding response regulator produces MLMKILIADDESSIREVVALYLKKEGFTVLTARDGEEALTIETNERPDLLILDIMLPKLTGLEICQSIERSVPVIFLTAKTAEEDKITGFSLGADDYITKPFSPRELVARTKAVLRRSGLLHESDNNLSVDGMMINQALKSVTINQKEISLSPKEFELLSFLIRHPKQTFSREQLLTNIWGYDYDGDGRAVDATIKRLRQKIAHPDYNYIHTIRGFGYKFEVQHD; encoded by the coding sequence ATTTTAATGAAAATTTTAATTGCTGACGATGAATCTTCGATTCGCGAGGTCGTAGCTCTTTATTTAAAGAAAGAAGGTTTTACTGTCTTAACAGCTCGTGACGGTGAAGAAGCATTAACAATCGAAACAAATGAGCGACCTGACTTACTCATTTTAGACATCATGCTACCAAAACTTACAGGACTTGAGATTTGTCAATCGATTGAGCGTTCTGTTCCTGTTATTTTTCTTACAGCAAAAACAGCCGAGGAAGATAAAATTACAGGCTTCTCTTTAGGTGCTGATGATTATATTACCAAGCCATTCAGCCCTCGAGAATTAGTTGCTAGAACAAAAGCAGTCCTACGTCGTAGTGGATTGCTTCATGAATCAGATAATAATCTCTCTGTTGACGGAATGATGATCAACCAAGCACTAAAATCAGTTACAATCAATCAAAAAGAAATCTCCTTATCACCAAAAGAATTTGAACTACTCTCTTTTTTAATCCGCCATCCAAAACAAACCTTTTCCAGAGAGCAACTTTTAACAAATATATGGGGCTATGATTACGATGGAGATGGCCGAGCAGTTGATGCAACAATAAAACGACTTCGTCAAAAAATTGCCCATCCAGATTACAATTACATTCACACGATACGTGGATTTGGCTATAAATTTGAGGTTCAACATGATTAA
- a CDS encoding sensor histidine kinase, translating into MIKSLFGKIFTAHIALILIFTLTLGLFLSHVITEYLIESKRDDLYNKGIAAARFLDAAFYNEKVLNELIDGLSELSGSQMFLMDKNGMICAGVEPGPRPREGREIRNGQNHSKHHQKLLEKAKIAFEQNTPCSWIQKTPQNDEDPAISVVIPLKDHPDVALFMRTPIQGLTKTSSAITNLLLSCLIATLVLAAVLAYFVSRNLTKPISDITKAAQNFAKGDYSSRTNAIGTDEIGKLGNTFNAMATSLATIEKNRREFFSDVTHELKTPLAAVQALTESMLDGVINSKEERQRYLSTIVKETNRMNHLINDLLDLARLESLSTDFKNEKLSLKDFTDSLQLKYSSLLEDKNLHFSFFYDKNITHIITDIRYFEQIFANLISNAIRYSFPDTIIKITFARTSQLFQVAVENSGHGIPEKDLPFIWDRFYRVDKSRSRENGGTGLGLSITKQLVERMGGTITAQSTIDDKTTFKFTLPQMKSS; encoded by the coding sequence ATGATTAAATCACTCTTTGGAAAAATTTTCACCGCACATATTGCATTAATCTTAATTTTCACCTTAACGTTAGGCTTATTTCTTTCTCATGTCATCACTGAATACCTCATTGAAAGCAAACGTGATGATCTCTATAACAAGGGCATTGCCGCTGCCAGATTTCTTGATGCTGCATTTTACAATGAAAAAGTTCTAAACGAATTAATTGATGGATTAAGCGAATTATCTGGTTCGCAAATGTTTCTCATGGATAAAAACGGCATGATTTGTGCCGGAGTAGAACCTGGTCCACGTCCTCGCGAAGGACGAGAAATCCGCAATGGACAAAATCACAGTAAACATCATCAAAAGTTACTTGAAAAGGCCAAAATCGCATTTGAGCAAAATACGCCATGTTCTTGGATACAAAAAACGCCTCAAAACGATGAAGATCCTGCGATCTCTGTTGTAATTCCCTTAAAAGATCATCCTGATGTTGCCCTATTTATGCGAACCCCTATTCAAGGGCTTACGAAAACCTCTAGCGCAATTACAAACTTATTGTTATCTTGTTTAATCGCCACTTTAGTTCTAGCTGCTGTCCTGGCTTATTTTGTTTCACGCAATCTAACCAAACCAATTTCTGATATCACTAAAGCAGCACAAAATTTTGCCAAGGGCGATTATAGTAGCCGAACCAACGCCATTGGAACAGATGAAATTGGAAAGTTAGGGAATACTTTTAATGCAATGGCGACAAGTCTTGCTACCATTGAAAAAAATCGTCGTGAATTTTTTTCAGATGTAACACATGAATTAAAAACTCCATTAGCCGCAGTACAAGCTTTGACTGAAAGCATGTTAGATGGTGTTATTAATAGTAAAGAAGAACGGCAACGTTATCTAAGCACGATTGTAAAAGAAACGAATCGCATGAATCATTTAATTAATGATTTATTAGATTTAGCGCGTCTAGAGTCGTTATCTACAGATTTTAAGAATGAAAAACTTTCTCTTAAAGATTTTACTGATTCGCTACAATTAAAATACAGCTCCCTCTTAGAAGATAAAAATCTGCATTTTTCTTTCTTCTATGATAAAAACATTACTCATATTATCACTGACATTCGTTATTTTGAACAAATTTTTGCTAACTTAATCAGTAATGCAATTCGCTATTCTTTCCCTGATACAATCATTAAAATTACCTTTGCCCGGACTTCGCAACTTTTCCAAGTCGCCGTTGAAAATTCAGGGCACGGTATTCCCGAAAAAGATTTACCATTTATTTGGGATAGATTTTATAGAGTGGACAAATCACGCTCGCGCGAAAATGGTGGTACTGGCTTAGGGCTTTCAATTACAAAACAATTAGTAGAGCGCATGGGAGGAACTATTACTGCTCAAAGTACCATAGATGATAAAACTACTTTCAAATTTACTCTTCCTCAGATGAAAAGCTCATAA
- a CDS encoding universal stress protein has product MNDFSRILVPVDGSEISERAAQKAINLAQLSEGTIDFLYVANITGITGGNHLKSDLNLPAEVLENLKTSGKKVLERVVKNVPRGMKVNIHCKTGLPAETILATASELNSSLIIMGSRGLNLAESMLLGSVSQFLLTRGHFPVLVVK; this is encoded by the coding sequence ATGAATGATTTTTCACGTATTTTAGTTCCTGTGGATGGATCAGAAATTTCTGAACGGGCGGCACAAAAAGCGATAAACTTGGCTCAATTGAGTGAAGGGACGATTGATTTCTTATATGTTGCAAATATTACAGGGATTACCGGTGGAAATCATTTAAAAAGTGATTTAAATCTACCAGCTGAAGTTTTAGAAAATTTGAAAACCTCTGGGAAAAAAGTTCTTGAAAGAGTGGTAAAAAATGTACCAAGAGGAATGAAAGTAAATATTCATTGCAAAACAGGGCTTCCAGCAGAAACTATTCTAGCCACAGCTTCAGAATTAAATAGTTCTCTGATTATCATGGGGTCAAGAGGTTTAAATTTAGCCGAAAGTATGTTGCTGGGAAGTGTAAGTCAGTTTTTACTAACTAGAGGGCATTTTCCAGTTTTAGTTGTTAAATAA
- a CDS encoding LysE/ArgO family amino acid transporter, whose translation MIAFVHGFCLALGLILPLGVQNLFVFQQGIVQRKLLYAIPVVVTAAISDTILIILSVSGVFMVFIHFRVLKDCLLVCGILFLLYMGYINWRNCGDLAGVNVKAFSPKQQIVFAMSVSFLNPYAFLDIIGVIGTSSLQYENEEKILFTFACILVSWIWFFLLAFAGRCLGAADNLGNKIKIINKISSLFIWGTALMLIYNLILNSKFL comes from the coding sequence ATGATCGCATTTGTTCATGGTTTTTGTTTAGCTTTAGGTTTAATTTTACCTTTGGGGGTACAAAATTTATTTGTTTTTCAGCAAGGAATCGTCCAAAGAAAACTGTTATATGCAATTCCTGTAGTTGTAACGGCGGCAATTAGTGATACTATCCTTATTATTTTATCAGTCAGCGGAGTATTTATGGTTTTTATACATTTTCGTGTATTAAAAGATTGTTTGTTAGTATGCGGAATATTATTTTTACTTTATATGGGATATATCAATTGGCGAAATTGTGGTGATTTGGCAGGTGTGAATGTAAAAGCATTTTCGCCTAAACAGCAGATTGTTTTTGCTATGTCTGTGTCTTTTCTTAATCCATATGCCTTTTTGGACATTATAGGAGTGATTGGTACAAGTTCTTTACAGTATGAAAATGAAGAAAAAATCTTGTTTACATTCGCATGTATCTTGGTTTCTTGGATATGGTTTTTTTTGCTTGCATTCGCAGGGCGATGTTTGGGGGCTGCCGATAACTTAGGAAATAAAATAAAAATAATAAATAAAATATCATCTCTTTTTATTTGGGGAACAGCTTTAATGTTAATATATAATTTGATTTTGAATAGTAAATTCTTGTAA
- a CDS encoding HD-GYP domain-containing protein, with the protein MSQIILKRYPLAELKAGMIVGKTIYDHFERELITKGTILTKQIIDALATYFVSFVTIAEALPEDSGKPIENIKFSTPKIKVAATLDAYVIDQDFVESYYVVFDALKQLFSISRYTGNINQHLLAQLVNHHFFKLSDGFKAITHLHNLSRDGYYLLHHSINVAILSGVLGRWLHLPKQELHNLIIAGLLHDIGKTQIDKELLNKPGKLTPIEFKEVKQHSKKGFDILQHTKLFENKDILLGVLQHHERLDGSGYPLGVTADKIHKFAKIIAIADIYDAMASNKVYAGKKNPFDIFTELSNEMTNKLDTHYCVLFIKNVCHAMIGNWAKLSNGMKVKIIYIDETRISSLPIVQSNTGDFIDLNKENDITIVELLSATDNETLN; encoded by the coding sequence ATGTCGCAAATAATATTAAAGAGATATCCTTTAGCAGAACTAAAAGCTGGAATGATTGTAGGAAAAACTATTTATGACCACTTTGAGAGAGAACTTATTACGAAAGGGACCATTTTAACCAAGCAAATAATTGATGCCTTAGCAACTTATTTTGTAAGCTTTGTTACGATTGCCGAAGCACTTCCAGAAGATTCAGGTAAACCTATCGAAAACATAAAATTCTCTACGCCTAAAATCAAAGTTGCTGCAACATTAGATGCCTATGTAATCGATCAAGATTTTGTTGAATCTTATTATGTAGTATTTGATGCATTAAAACAATTATTTTCAATTTCTCGATATACAGGAAATATTAATCAACATTTATTAGCACAACTTGTTAACCATCATTTTTTCAAACTTTCTGATGGATTCAAAGCAATTACGCATTTACATAACCTTTCTAGAGACGGATATTATCTATTGCACCATAGTATTAATGTCGCAATTTTATCGGGAGTATTAGGACGTTGGTTACATCTGCCTAAACAAGAACTACATAATTTAATTATTGCCGGTTTACTACACGATATAGGAAAGACACAAATAGATAAAGAACTTTTAAATAAACCAGGAAAATTAACACCGATCGAGTTTAAAGAAGTTAAACAGCATTCCAAAAAAGGCTTCGACATCCTCCAACATACTAAACTTTTTGAAAATAAGGATATCCTATTAGGGGTATTACAACATCATGAACGTTTGGATGGTTCCGGATATCCTCTTGGCGTAACAGCAGATAAAATTCATAAATTTGCTAAAATTATTGCCATAGCAGATATTTATGATGCAATGGCATCCAATAAAGTTTACGCTGGTAAAAAGAATCCTTTTGACATTTTCACCGAACTATCTAATGAAATGACGAATAAACTAGATACACATTATTGCGTTTTATTTATCAAAAATGTATGTCATGCTATGATTGGAAATTGGGCAAAGTTAAGCAATGGAATGAAAGTGAAAATTATTTATATTGATGAAACTAGAATTTCGTCACTACCAATCGTTCAGTCAAATACGGGGGATTTTATCGATTTAAATAAAGAAAATGATATTACCATCGTCGAACTCTTAAGCGCTACAGATAATGAAACATTAAACTAA
- a CDS encoding alpha/beta fold hydrolase yields the protein MGYYVSAAEDIKIYVEDLNPEGRKTILFVHGWPGSHKLFEYQFDCLPKLGYRCIGVDTRGFGNSDKPWTGYDYNTLADDIWYVINALELKDIILAGHSTGGAIAIRYMARHHSNGVSKLALFAAAAPSLIKRPNFPYGLDKETVVQLIHQTDTDRPKMLQDFGNIFFFQHITQAFSEWFFQLGLQAAGWATAAIANMWIREVLFSDLETITVPTLIIHGIHDQVVPFQLGEIQSKSIKSSRLVPFYYSGHAAFYDEKDRFNEELVKFVEV from the coding sequence ATGGGGTATTATGTTAGTGCTGCAGAAGATATAAAAATTTATGTGGAAGATTTGAACCCAGAAGGGAGAAAGACAATTCTATTTGTTCATGGTTGGCCAGGAAGTCATAAATTGTTTGAATATCAATTCGATTGTTTACCAAAGCTGGGATATAGATGTATCGGGGTCGATACCAGGGGATTTGGAAATTCTGATAAGCCTTGGACGGGGTATGATTATAATACATTGGCTGATGATATTTGGTATGTTATTAATGCATTAGAATTAAAGGATATTATACTGGCAGGACACTCAACAGGAGGCGCAATTGCTATTCGATACATGGCTCGGCATCATAGTAATGGTGTATCAAAGCTGGCTCTATTTGCAGCAGCAGCACCCAGTCTGATTAAACGCCCGAACTTCCCTTATGGATTGGATAAGGAAACCGTTGTACAACTGATTCATCAAACAGATACAGATCGACCTAAAATGCTTCAGGATTTTGGCAATATTTTTTTCTTTCAACATATTACACAAGCTTTTTCAGAATGGTTCTTTCAGTTAGGATTACAGGCAGCTGGATGGGCAACTGCGGCGATTGCAAATATGTGGATTCGTGAGGTTTTATTTTCTGATCTTGAAACAATTACGGTTCCAACTTTAATTATTCATGGTATTCATGATCAAGTTGTTCCTTTTCAACTTGGTGAAATACAAAGCAAAAGTATCAAAAGTTCAAGGCTAGTACCATTTTATTATAGTGGGCATGCAGCATTTTATGATGAAAAGGACAGATTTAATGAAGAGTTAGTAAAGTTTGTTGAAGTGTAA